Proteins from one Neodiprion fabricii isolate iyNeoFabr1 chromosome 5, iyNeoFabr1.1, whole genome shotgun sequence genomic window:
- the LOC124182150 gene encoding tudor domain-containing protein 7 isoform X2: protein MANKSANLNTRNQPPTVAYKNKVTTQNLLSEKRTPPTPTPLIPPKPGLSIQERNSKPVQTQSKIVKSISDRLNFKPQTSPSPPTILSPLSPSQLVAAAAAAESIASSTPPETPKTLQVKTMWPLNSQHQNPCKQLEIYAQSMKLPKPSYKVVKSSAKRQGSFFYCKVKIGSYGCTSYPEEIATSEEATRAVAAKALHELLQINGPLSSLTETTNKNLVKDRVVAIVAEHSNGVFMHQIPKYYQEQFRENLPEDWEKIIVETSEIFKEKGAHDSTILCLPYPSPRSKHRSSDKVAEAISPRVEKIELNPIGPPVPGVLKPPVDEYWDLCITCVLDTTDIWARLIGEEYSDRIETMLNELESYYQKISNAPGVKDIEVGKYYAVQVEEYWHRVQCFEYNAKTGMAVVFFIDHGDDDTYHYSKLYPLEKQFCKIPAQAIKLTLANLEVFNDCAEVIEYLEEVLLGQILVAEVLSRELGEEVTASVILYDTSKEQEVNLNDFLFNKISENILVPKLNQGHVSEVYVSHVTESGDVYLHVKSDSMKYLVSLMNTLIQTGLTSEDIQRSEVKNIDRSKLYLVRCVEDGNWYRGSVASIEAHNRVDVFLVDFGKTIIVKKQDLLALDQLSEVLPKYPYQAFKVRLHNIPEAMFSSEMATKLTLLAPPDQVILVKIVTPALASSPPIVELVKRCEPNNIVVSINSTLAMDPNLAGSNGDGNNNTTRPKKRLERSVSRHSAASDGELVTRNLKPPVIPDFGRYFDVHITMAASPGNFTVQPYDDRVHLEAMMVQLQEVCVNYMGSAPLSDSIKEGSLYAGKHFDGHFYRVCVSKIINDQMVTVYFCDFGDFSVLSTDKLQPLGRQFLDLPYQAIKARLVGIQPLNIDWSVEDCLRFQELVVERNFVSIVVDSGPDQLSPGDTVLGLKLIDVSGETDIYLDKLLIAEGRATAIEG, encoded by the exons ATGGCAAACAAATCGGCGAATTTGAACACCAGAAATCAGCCGCCGACTGTCGCGTACAAGAATAAAGTTACGACGCAGAATTTGCTCAGTGAGAAACGCACTCCGCCAACACCGACACCTCTGATTCCACCGAAACCGGGCCTGTCCATTCAGGAGAGAAATTCCAAACCTGTTCAAACGCAgtcaaaaattgtgaaatcgaTCAGCGACCGGCTCAACTTCAAGCCTCAGACTAGCCCTAGTCCACCGACTATTCTTTCACCGCTCTCGCCCAGTCAACTAGTCGCAGCTGCTGCCGCAGCTGAAAGCATCGCCTCTTCGACCCCACCTGAAACACCAAAAACTTTGCAG GTCAAGACAATGTGGCCTCTAAATTCTCAGCATCAGAATCCGTGCAAGCAGCTGGAAATCTACGCGCAAAGCATGAAGCTCCCGAAACCCTCGTACAAGGTTGTTAAGTCCTCCGCAAAACGACAAGGTTCCTTCTTCTACTGTAAAGTAAAG ATCGGTTCGTACGGCTGCACGAGTTATCCGGAAGAGATAGCCACATCTGAAGAAGCGACCCGAGCCGTGGCAGCCAAAGCGCTGCATGAATTGTTGCAGATAAACGGTCCTCTATCCAGCCTTACGGAGACGACTAACAAGAATCTGGTTAAGGATCGTGTGGTTGCGATAGTCGCTGAGCACTCGAACGGAGTTTTTATGCACCAAATACCGAAGTATTACCAGGAGCAGTTCAGGGAAAATTTGCCCGAAGACTGGGAGAAGATAATCGTCGAAACCTCGGAAATTTTCAAGGAGAAAGGCGCCCACGATTCGACGATTCTTTGCCTACCGTATCCGAGCCCTCGATCCAAACATCGCAGCTCAGACAAG GTAGCAGAAGCGATATCACCCAGGGTGGAAAAGATCGAGCTAAATCCTATCGGTCCTCCAGTTCCTGGAGTTCTGAAACCACCTGTCGACGAGTACTGGGATCTTTGCATCACTTGCGTTTTAGACACGACAGACATTTGGGCGCGGCTAATAGGTGAAGAGTACAGC GACAGAATTGAAACCATGCTGAACGAGCTGGAAAGCTACTATCAAAAGATCTCTAACGCTCCAGGAGTAAAAGACATCGAAGTTGGAAAGTATTACGCGGTTCAAGTTGAGGAATACTGGCACAGAGTTCAGTGCTTTGAGTATAACGCGAAAACTGGCATGGCCGTGGTTTTCTTCATTGATCACGGAGATGACGACACCTATCATTATAGCAAACTTTACCCGTTGGAAAAGCAGTTCTGCAAAATTCCTGCACag GCCATCAAGTTGACGCTCGCCAACTTGGAGGTGTTCAACGATTGCGCCGAGGTGATCGAGTACTTGGAAGAAGTTTTACTTGGACAGATACTCGTTGCTGAGGTCCTGAGCCGAGAGCTTGGGGAGGAAGTGACTGCGTCTGTCATTCTTTACGACACTAGCAAAGAGCAGGAGGTTAATTTGAACGATTTTCTGTTCAACAAGATTAGCGAAAATATACTTGTTCCGAAGCTGAATCAG GGTCATGTCTCCGAGGTTTACGTGTCCCACGTGACTGAGAGCGGCGACGTGTATCTGCATGTGAAATCGGACAGCATGAAGTACCTCGTGAGCCTAATGAACACGTTGATACAGACGGGTCTCACGAGTGAGGACATACAGAGGAGTGAAGTCAAGAATATAGACAGAAGCAAACTCTATCTAGTCAGATGTGTGGAGGACGGAAATTGGTACCGGGGAAGCGTAGCGAGCATCGAAGCTCACAACAGGGTCGACGTGTTTCTTGTCGATTTCGGTAAAACTATCATAGTCAAGAAACAGGACCTTCTCGCCCTCGATCAACTCTCTGAAGTGCTTCCGAAGTATCCTTATCAG gCCTTCAAAGTACGACTGCACAACATTCCAGAGGCAATGTTTAGCAGTGAAATGGCGACGAAACTGACTTTGCTTGCTCCACCAGATCAAGTGATCCTGGTGAAGATCGTCACCCCGGCTTTAGCGTCAAGTCCTCCGATAGTCGAGCTTGTCAAACGCTGTGAGCCGAACAACATAGTTGTATCAATAAACAGCACATTAGCCATGGACCCGAACTTAGCAGG GTCCAACGGGGATGGTAATAACAATACTACGCGCCCTAAGAAACGACTCGAAAGATCTGTCTCGAGGCACAGTGCAGCCAGTGATGGAGAATTGGTGACGAGGAATTTGAAACCGCCAGTGATACCGGATTTCGGTCGCTACTTCGACGTTCATATCACGATGGCAGCCAGTCCTGGAAACTTTACGGTTCAACCTTATGACGACAGGGTGCATCTTGAG GCAATGATGGTCCAGCTTCAGGAAGTTTGCGTTAATTATATGGGATCTGCGCCACTGTCGGATTCAATCAAGGAAGGAAGTTTGTACGCTGGCAAGCATTTCGACGGTCATTTTTACAG GGTATGCGTATCCAAGATAATAAATGACCAAATGGTTACCGTCTACTTCTGCGATTTCGGGGACTTCTCTGTTCTTTCTACAGACAAGTTGCAGCCGCTGGGACGCCAGTTTCTTGATTTGCCATATCAAGCGATCAAAGCCAGACTTGTGG GAATTCAGCCACTGAACATAGATTGGTCGGTGGAGGATTGTCTGCGTTTCCAAGAACTTGTAGTCGAGAGAAACTTCGTCTCGATTGTTGTCGATTCTGGACCTGATCAACTATCTCCAGGTGACACGGTACTTGGATTGAAACTTATAGACGTCAGTGGGGAAACGGACATTTACTTGGACAAGCTTCTGATAGCCGAGGGGAGAGCGACAGCCATCGAAGGATGA
- the LOC124182150 gene encoding tudor domain-containing protein 7 isoform X1, whose amino-acid sequence MGDNADYDEAVANLRACLLSAKGGVSLSELNNDYKKIVGESLPYRKLGYPSLEEFLNDIPGLLITKRGNDWNIIAKPTEDTVHLAQMIARQKSSSSKNRTRGLTAKRRRPAARSGRTPSQFDMPSMNSQQRKGSSTNYRAVQRVPSLPPLMQNPPKKTIPPLIEKPPRYMLPNPGIPQTSPSKQLSDRMANKSANLNTRNQPPTVAYKNKVTTQNLLSEKRTPPTPTPLIPPKPGLSIQERNSKPVQTQSKIVKSISDRLNFKPQTSPSPPTILSPLSPSQLVAAAAAAESIASSTPPETPKTLQVKTMWPLNSQHQNPCKQLEIYAQSMKLPKPSYKVVKSSAKRQGSFFYCKVKIGSYGCTSYPEEIATSEEATRAVAAKALHELLQINGPLSSLTETTNKNLVKDRVVAIVAEHSNGVFMHQIPKYYQEQFRENLPEDWEKIIVETSEIFKEKGAHDSTILCLPYPSPRSKHRSSDKVAEAISPRVEKIELNPIGPPVPGVLKPPVDEYWDLCITCVLDTTDIWARLIGEEYSDRIETMLNELESYYQKISNAPGVKDIEVGKYYAVQVEEYWHRVQCFEYNAKTGMAVVFFIDHGDDDTYHYSKLYPLEKQFCKIPAQAIKLTLANLEVFNDCAEVIEYLEEVLLGQILVAEVLSRELGEEVTASVILYDTSKEQEVNLNDFLFNKISENILVPKLNQGHVSEVYVSHVTESGDVYLHVKSDSMKYLVSLMNTLIQTGLTSEDIQRSEVKNIDRSKLYLVRCVEDGNWYRGSVASIEAHNRVDVFLVDFGKTIIVKKQDLLALDQLSEVLPKYPYQAFKVRLHNIPEAMFSSEMATKLTLLAPPDQVILVKIVTPALASSPPIVELVKRCEPNNIVVSINSTLAMDPNLAGSNGDGNNNTTRPKKRLERSVSRHSAASDGELVTRNLKPPVIPDFGRYFDVHITMAASPGNFTVQPYDDRVHLEAMMVQLQEVCVNYMGSAPLSDSIKEGSLYAGKHFDGHFYRVCVSKIINDQMVTVYFCDFGDFSVLSTDKLQPLGRQFLDLPYQAIKARLVGIQPLNIDWSVEDCLRFQELVVERNFVSIVVDSGPDQLSPGDTVLGLKLIDVSGETDIYLDKLLIAEGRATAIEG is encoded by the exons ATGGGGGACAATGCTGACTATGATGAGGCTGTAGCCAACTTACGGGCCTGTCTGTTGTCAGCTAAAGGCGGTGTCTCGCTGTCTGAATTAAATA ATGACTATAAGAAAATAGTCGGGGAAAGTTTACCCTATAGAAAACTGGGTTATCCGTCCCTTGAAGAGTTCCTCAATGACATTCCCGGGCTCCTTATCACCAAGAGAGGGAACGATTGGAATATTATCGCCAAACCGACAGAAGACACGGTTCACCTGGCACAGATGATAGCAAGACAAAAGTCCTCGTCATCCAAGAATCGCACGCGAGGATTG acCGCCAAACGCAGAAGACCTGCTGCCAGGTCAGGCAGAACACCGTCGCAATTCGACATGCCGTCTATGAACTCGCAGCAGCGAAAAGGGTCTAGCACAAATTATCGAGCTGTCCAGAG AGTGCCGAGCTTGCCACCTTTGATGCAGAATCCACCAAAGAAAACTATACCACCGCTGATAGAGAAACCACCTCGATACATGCTACCAAATCCAGGAATTCCGCAAACCTCTCCGAGCAAG CAATTGTCAGACCGAATGGCAAACAAATCGGCGAATTTGAACACCAGAAATCAGCCGCCGACTGTCGCGTACAAGAATAAAGTTACGACGCAGAATTTGCTCAGTGAGAAACGCACTCCGCCAACACCGACACCTCTGATTCCACCGAAACCGGGCCTGTCCATTCAGGAGAGAAATTCCAAACCTGTTCAAACGCAgtcaaaaattgtgaaatcgaTCAGCGACCGGCTCAACTTCAAGCCTCAGACTAGCCCTAGTCCACCGACTATTCTTTCACCGCTCTCGCCCAGTCAACTAGTCGCAGCTGCTGCCGCAGCTGAAAGCATCGCCTCTTCGACCCCACCTGAAACACCAAAAACTTTGCAG GTCAAGACAATGTGGCCTCTAAATTCTCAGCATCAGAATCCGTGCAAGCAGCTGGAAATCTACGCGCAAAGCATGAAGCTCCCGAAACCCTCGTACAAGGTTGTTAAGTCCTCCGCAAAACGACAAGGTTCCTTCTTCTACTGTAAAGTAAAG ATCGGTTCGTACGGCTGCACGAGTTATCCGGAAGAGATAGCCACATCTGAAGAAGCGACCCGAGCCGTGGCAGCCAAAGCGCTGCATGAATTGTTGCAGATAAACGGTCCTCTATCCAGCCTTACGGAGACGACTAACAAGAATCTGGTTAAGGATCGTGTGGTTGCGATAGTCGCTGAGCACTCGAACGGAGTTTTTATGCACCAAATACCGAAGTATTACCAGGAGCAGTTCAGGGAAAATTTGCCCGAAGACTGGGAGAAGATAATCGTCGAAACCTCGGAAATTTTCAAGGAGAAAGGCGCCCACGATTCGACGATTCTTTGCCTACCGTATCCGAGCCCTCGATCCAAACATCGCAGCTCAGACAAG GTAGCAGAAGCGATATCACCCAGGGTGGAAAAGATCGAGCTAAATCCTATCGGTCCTCCAGTTCCTGGAGTTCTGAAACCACCTGTCGACGAGTACTGGGATCTTTGCATCACTTGCGTTTTAGACACGACAGACATTTGGGCGCGGCTAATAGGTGAAGAGTACAGC GACAGAATTGAAACCATGCTGAACGAGCTGGAAAGCTACTATCAAAAGATCTCTAACGCTCCAGGAGTAAAAGACATCGAAGTTGGAAAGTATTACGCGGTTCAAGTTGAGGAATACTGGCACAGAGTTCAGTGCTTTGAGTATAACGCGAAAACTGGCATGGCCGTGGTTTTCTTCATTGATCACGGAGATGACGACACCTATCATTATAGCAAACTTTACCCGTTGGAAAAGCAGTTCTGCAAAATTCCTGCACag GCCATCAAGTTGACGCTCGCCAACTTGGAGGTGTTCAACGATTGCGCCGAGGTGATCGAGTACTTGGAAGAAGTTTTACTTGGACAGATACTCGTTGCTGAGGTCCTGAGCCGAGAGCTTGGGGAGGAAGTGACTGCGTCTGTCATTCTTTACGACACTAGCAAAGAGCAGGAGGTTAATTTGAACGATTTTCTGTTCAACAAGATTAGCGAAAATATACTTGTTCCGAAGCTGAATCAG GGTCATGTCTCCGAGGTTTACGTGTCCCACGTGACTGAGAGCGGCGACGTGTATCTGCATGTGAAATCGGACAGCATGAAGTACCTCGTGAGCCTAATGAACACGTTGATACAGACGGGTCTCACGAGTGAGGACATACAGAGGAGTGAAGTCAAGAATATAGACAGAAGCAAACTCTATCTAGTCAGATGTGTGGAGGACGGAAATTGGTACCGGGGAAGCGTAGCGAGCATCGAAGCTCACAACAGGGTCGACGTGTTTCTTGTCGATTTCGGTAAAACTATCATAGTCAAGAAACAGGACCTTCTCGCCCTCGATCAACTCTCTGAAGTGCTTCCGAAGTATCCTTATCAG gCCTTCAAAGTACGACTGCACAACATTCCAGAGGCAATGTTTAGCAGTGAAATGGCGACGAAACTGACTTTGCTTGCTCCACCAGATCAAGTGATCCTGGTGAAGATCGTCACCCCGGCTTTAGCGTCAAGTCCTCCGATAGTCGAGCTTGTCAAACGCTGTGAGCCGAACAACATAGTTGTATCAATAAACAGCACATTAGCCATGGACCCGAACTTAGCAGG GTCCAACGGGGATGGTAATAACAATACTACGCGCCCTAAGAAACGACTCGAAAGATCTGTCTCGAGGCACAGTGCAGCCAGTGATGGAGAATTGGTGACGAGGAATTTGAAACCGCCAGTGATACCGGATTTCGGTCGCTACTTCGACGTTCATATCACGATGGCAGCCAGTCCTGGAAACTTTACGGTTCAACCTTATGACGACAGGGTGCATCTTGAG GCAATGATGGTCCAGCTTCAGGAAGTTTGCGTTAATTATATGGGATCTGCGCCACTGTCGGATTCAATCAAGGAAGGAAGTTTGTACGCTGGCAAGCATTTCGACGGTCATTTTTACAG GGTATGCGTATCCAAGATAATAAATGACCAAATGGTTACCGTCTACTTCTGCGATTTCGGGGACTTCTCTGTTCTTTCTACAGACAAGTTGCAGCCGCTGGGACGCCAGTTTCTTGATTTGCCATATCAAGCGATCAAAGCCAGACTTGTGG GAATTCAGCCACTGAACATAGATTGGTCGGTGGAGGATTGTCTGCGTTTCCAAGAACTTGTAGTCGAGAGAAACTTCGTCTCGATTGTTGTCGATTCTGGACCTGATCAACTATCTCCAGGTGACACGGTACTTGGATTGAAACTTATAGACGTCAGTGGGGAAACGGACATTTACTTGGACAAGCTTCTGATAGCCGAGGGGAGAGCGACAGCCATCGAAGGATGA
- the LOC124183849 gene encoding polyadenylate-binding protein 1 isoform X2 — protein sequence MNPGAPNYPMASLYVGDLHSDITEAMLFEKFSSAGPVLSIRVCRDMITRRSLGYAYVNFQQPADAERALDTMNFDMIKGRPIRIMWSQRDPSLRKSGVGNVFIKNLDKNIDNKAMYDTFSAFGNILSCKVAQDETGASKGYGFVHFETEEAANKSIDKVNGMLLNGKKVYVGKFIPRKEREKELGEKAKLFTNVYVKNFGEDMNDEKLREMFEKYGPINSHKVMSKDDGKSRGFGFVAFEDPEAAETAVTELNGKEILEGKCLYVGRAQKKAERQQELKRKFEQLKIERLNRYQGVNLYVKNLDDTIDDERLRKEFTPFGTITSAKVMMEEGRSKGFGFVCFSSPEEATKAVTEMNGRIVGTKPLYVALAQRKEDRKAHLASQYMQRMANMRMQQMGQIFQPGAAGSYFVPTIPQPQRFYGPAQMAQIRATPRWPAQPNQVRPNAQTGNSGFATMQGPFRAAPRAPTAPTGGMRNALSARPITGQQAVGGANMQGRTMTGPAVGVSPQGRPSNYKYTANMRNPPQAMAIPAPAPVQQAVHIQGQEPLTATMLAAAPPQEQKQMLGERLFPLIQRMYADLAGKITGMLLEIDNSELLHMLEHNESLKAKVEEAVAVLQAHQAKQAVATKKE from the exons ATGAATCCAGGAGCGCCTAATTATCCGATGGCATCGCTGTACGTCGGTGATCTGCACTCGGATATAACCGAAGCAatgctgtttgaaaaattttcatcggcAGGCCCAGTGCTGTCGATACGCGTGTGCAGAGATATGATCACTCGCCGCTCCCTTGGCTACGCATACGTTAACTTCCAGCAGCCAGCCGACG CGGAACGAGCTTTAGACACAATGAACTTCGATATGATAAAGGGAAGGCCGATCCGTATAATGTGGTCACAGCGCGATCCGTCGTTGAGAAAATCTGGAGTGGGCAACGTGTTCATTAAAAACTTGGATAAGAACATTGACAACAAAGCGATGTACGACACATTTTCTGCCTTCGGTAATATTTTGAGTTGTAAGGTCGCGCAGGACGAAACAGGTGCATCCAAAGGATATGGATTCGTCCATTTTGAAACCGAAGAAGCAGCGAACAAATCGATCGATAAAGTTAATGGCATGTTGCTCAACGGAAAAAAA GTTTACGTCGGCAAATTCATCCCAAGAAAAGAGCGTGAAAAGGAATTGGgagaaaaagcaaaattgTTCACGAACGTCTATGTCAAAAACTTTGGAGAGGATATGAACGACGAGAAGCTTCGCGAGATGTTCGAAAAGTATGGACCGATAAACAGCCACAAGGTGATGAGTAAAGATGACGGGAAGTCGCGAGGCTTCGGCTTCGTTGCTTTTGAGGATCCTGAAGCAGCTGAGACGGCCGTCACCGAGCTAAATGGCAAGGAGATACTTGAGGGTAAATGTCTGTACGTTGGCAGAGCGCAGAAAAAGGCGGAGCGCCAGCAGGAGCTGAAGCGCAAGTTTGAACAGCTTAAAATTGAACGACTCAATCGCTACCAGGGGGTCAATTTATATGTGAAAAACCTCGATGACACCATCGACGACGAACGCCTCCGCAAAGAATTCACCCCCTTTGGAACTATCACTTCTGCCAAAGTTATGATGGAGGAGGGACGCAGCAAGGGATTCGGATTTGTCTGTTTCTCTTCTCCAGAGGAAGCGACCAAAGCTGTCACTGAAATGAATG GTCGCATCGTCGGTACAAAGCCACTCTATGTGGCATTGGCGCAGCGCAAGGAAGACCGTAAGGCACATTTGGCTTCGCAGTACATGCAGCGCATGGCAAATATGCGGATGCAACAGATGGGCCAGATCTTCCAGCCCGGCGCAGCCGGCAGCTACTTTGTTCCCACGATCCCTCAGCCCCAGAGATTCTACGGCCCTGCTCAGATGGCCCAAATACGTGCCACTCCTCGATGGCCTGCTCAGCCGAATCAAGTTCGACCCAATGCCCAAACCGGAAACTCTGGATTTGCTACTATGCAGGGTCCATTCCGTGCAGCACCTAGGGCACCGACTGCTCCCACTGGCGGTATGCGCAATGCTCTTTCCGCTAGACCAATTACtg GGCAACAAGCTGTCGGCGGAGCCAATATGCAGGGTCGCACTATGACTGGACCAGCAGTGGGAGTTTCACCTCAGGGTCGCCCTTCGAACTACAAGTACACGGCTAACATGCGAAACCCTCCACAAGCGATGGCAATACCAGCGCCAGCTCCGGTTCAGCAAGCGGTCCACATCCAGGGTCAAGAGCCTCTGACTGCGACGATGTTGGCAGCAGCTCCACCTCAAGAACAGAAACAGATGCTGGGAGAACGGCTTTTCCCGTTGATCCAAAGAATGTATGCCGATCTTGCCGGCAAGATAACCGGAATGCTTTTGGAAATTGACAATTCAGAACTGCTTCACATGCTCGAGCACAACGAGTCGCTCAAGGCGAAAGTCGAGGAGGCCGTCGCGGTGCTTCAGGCTCACCAGGCGAAACAGGCAGTTGCCACCAAAAAGGAGTAG
- the LOC124183849 gene encoding polyadenylate-binding protein 1 isoform X1 yields the protein MNPGAPNYPMASLYVGDLHSDITEAMLFEKFSSAGPVLSIRVCRDMITRRSLGYAYVNFQQPADGQYFAERALDTMNFDMIKGRPIRIMWSQRDPSLRKSGVGNVFIKNLDKNIDNKAMYDTFSAFGNILSCKVAQDETGASKGYGFVHFETEEAANKSIDKVNGMLLNGKKVYVGKFIPRKEREKELGEKAKLFTNVYVKNFGEDMNDEKLREMFEKYGPINSHKVMSKDDGKSRGFGFVAFEDPEAAETAVTELNGKEILEGKCLYVGRAQKKAERQQELKRKFEQLKIERLNRYQGVNLYVKNLDDTIDDERLRKEFTPFGTITSAKVMMEEGRSKGFGFVCFSSPEEATKAVTEMNGRIVGTKPLYVALAQRKEDRKAHLASQYMQRMANMRMQQMGQIFQPGAAGSYFVPTIPQPQRFYGPAQMAQIRATPRWPAQPNQVRPNAQTGNSGFATMQGPFRAAPRAPTAPTGGMRNALSARPITGQQAVGGANMQGRTMTGPAVGVSPQGRPSNYKYTANMRNPPQAMAIPAPAPVQQAVHIQGQEPLTATMLAAAPPQEQKQMLGERLFPLIQRMYADLAGKITGMLLEIDNSELLHMLEHNESLKAKVEEAVAVLQAHQAKQAVATKKE from the exons ATGAATCCAGGAGCGCCTAATTATCCGATGGCATCGCTGTACGTCGGTGATCTGCACTCGGATATAACCGAAGCAatgctgtttgaaaaattttcatcggcAGGCCCAGTGCTGTCGATACGCGTGTGCAGAGATATGATCACTCGCCGCTCCCTTGGCTACGCATACGTTAACTTCCAGCAGCCAGCCGACGGTCAGTATTTCG CGGAACGAGCTTTAGACACAATGAACTTCGATATGATAAAGGGAAGGCCGATCCGTATAATGTGGTCACAGCGCGATCCGTCGTTGAGAAAATCTGGAGTGGGCAACGTGTTCATTAAAAACTTGGATAAGAACATTGACAACAAAGCGATGTACGACACATTTTCTGCCTTCGGTAATATTTTGAGTTGTAAGGTCGCGCAGGACGAAACAGGTGCATCCAAAGGATATGGATTCGTCCATTTTGAAACCGAAGAAGCAGCGAACAAATCGATCGATAAAGTTAATGGCATGTTGCTCAACGGAAAAAAA GTTTACGTCGGCAAATTCATCCCAAGAAAAGAGCGTGAAAAGGAATTGGgagaaaaagcaaaattgTTCACGAACGTCTATGTCAAAAACTTTGGAGAGGATATGAACGACGAGAAGCTTCGCGAGATGTTCGAAAAGTATGGACCGATAAACAGCCACAAGGTGATGAGTAAAGATGACGGGAAGTCGCGAGGCTTCGGCTTCGTTGCTTTTGAGGATCCTGAAGCAGCTGAGACGGCCGTCACCGAGCTAAATGGCAAGGAGATACTTGAGGGTAAATGTCTGTACGTTGGCAGAGCGCAGAAAAAGGCGGAGCGCCAGCAGGAGCTGAAGCGCAAGTTTGAACAGCTTAAAATTGAACGACTCAATCGCTACCAGGGGGTCAATTTATATGTGAAAAACCTCGATGACACCATCGACGACGAACGCCTCCGCAAAGAATTCACCCCCTTTGGAACTATCACTTCTGCCAAAGTTATGATGGAGGAGGGACGCAGCAAGGGATTCGGATTTGTCTGTTTCTCTTCTCCAGAGGAAGCGACCAAAGCTGTCACTGAAATGAATG GTCGCATCGTCGGTACAAAGCCACTCTATGTGGCATTGGCGCAGCGCAAGGAAGACCGTAAGGCACATTTGGCTTCGCAGTACATGCAGCGCATGGCAAATATGCGGATGCAACAGATGGGCCAGATCTTCCAGCCCGGCGCAGCCGGCAGCTACTTTGTTCCCACGATCCCTCAGCCCCAGAGATTCTACGGCCCTGCTCAGATGGCCCAAATACGTGCCACTCCTCGATGGCCTGCTCAGCCGAATCAAGTTCGACCCAATGCCCAAACCGGAAACTCTGGATTTGCTACTATGCAGGGTCCATTCCGTGCAGCACCTAGGGCACCGACTGCTCCCACTGGCGGTATGCGCAATGCTCTTTCCGCTAGACCAATTACtg GGCAACAAGCTGTCGGCGGAGCCAATATGCAGGGTCGCACTATGACTGGACCAGCAGTGGGAGTTTCACCTCAGGGTCGCCCTTCGAACTACAAGTACACGGCTAACATGCGAAACCCTCCACAAGCGATGGCAATACCAGCGCCAGCTCCGGTTCAGCAAGCGGTCCACATCCAGGGTCAAGAGCCTCTGACTGCGACGATGTTGGCAGCAGCTCCACCTCAAGAACAGAAACAGATGCTGGGAGAACGGCTTTTCCCGTTGATCCAAAGAATGTATGCCGATCTTGCCGGCAAGATAACCGGAATGCTTTTGGAAATTGACAATTCAGAACTGCTTCACATGCTCGAGCACAACGAGTCGCTCAAGGCGAAAGTCGAGGAGGCCGTCGCGGTGCTTCAGGCTCACCAGGCGAAACAGGCAGTTGCCACCAAAAAGGAGTAG